A part of Bosea sp. (in: a-proteobacteria) genomic DNA contains:
- a CDS encoding triose-phosphate isomerase produces MSSLKPLIAGNWKMNGLRASLNAMVEVGKGFDADTRRKLDVLICPPATLLYLASASLVGTGIATGAQDCHAEATGAFTGDISAPMIADSGATHVIVGHSERRTLHGETSEMVRAKAAAALSAFLTPVICIGETLAEREAGRTIAVVKKQLRGSLPTGSGEASLDGSRIVIAYEPVWAIGTGKTPTTADVAGVHAEIRAELGRQLGKAEALNVRILYGGSVKPSNAGELMALPNVDGALVGGASLKPEDFLGIIRAVG; encoded by the coding sequence ATGAGCAGCCTCAAGCCCCTGATCGCCGGCAACTGGAAGATGAACGGCTTGCGGGCCTCGCTCAACGCCATGGTCGAGGTCGGCAAGGGCTTCGATGCCGACACCCGGCGCAAGCTCGACGTGCTGATCTGCCCGCCCGCGACGCTGCTCTATCTTGCCAGCGCCAGCCTCGTCGGAACCGGCATCGCGACCGGCGCGCAGGATTGCCACGCAGAGGCAACAGGCGCCTTCACCGGCGACATATCGGCCCCCATGATCGCCGATTCTGGCGCAACCCATGTCATCGTCGGCCATTCCGAGCGCCGCACGCTCCATGGCGAGACGAGCGAGATGGTTCGCGCCAAGGCCGCAGCCGCGCTCAGCGCCTTCCTCACACCGGTTATCTGCATCGGCGAGACGCTTGCCGAGCGCGAGGCGGGCCGGACCATCGCAGTGGTGAAGAAGCAACTCCGAGGCTCTCTGCCCACAGGCAGCGGCGAGGCCAGCCTTGATGGCTCCCGCATTGTCATCGCCTACGAGCCGGTCTGGGCGATCGGCACGGGCAAGACCCCGACAACGGCCGATGTCGCCGGGGTTCATGCCGAGATCCGTGCGGAGCTCGGCCGTCAGCTTGGCAAGGCCGAAGCCCTGAATGTGCGCATTCTTTATGGCGGATCTGTCAAGCCCTCGAATGCCGGCGAGTTGATGGCTCTTCCAAATGTCGATGGCGCGCTGGTCGGCGGCGCGAGCCTCAAGCCGGAGGATTTCCTCGGCATCATCCGCGCCGTGGGGTGA
- the secG gene encoding preprotein translocase subunit SecG, whose product MQTVLIVIHLIVVVALVIVVLLQRSEGGMGLGGGGGGVSGFMTGRGQANALTRTTAILAGVFFLTSITLSILASQNRTPASILDRAAPAAPAVPGGPSAPAPAGGSVLDQLRQLQDQSGAQPPRPNLPPQ is encoded by the coding sequence ATGCAGACAGTCCTCATCGTCATTCATCTGATCGTCGTCGTCGCGCTGGTCATCGTGGTGCTTCTCCAGCGCTCGGAGGGCGGCATGGGCCTTGGCGGCGGCGGCGGCGGCGTTTCGGGCTTCATGACGGGGCGGGGGCAGGCCAACGCCCTGACGCGCACCACGGCGATCCTGGCCGGCGTGTTCTTCCTGACGAGCATCACCCTGTCGATTCTGGCCTCGCAGAACCGGACGCCCGCTTCCATCCTCGATCGCGCGGCGCCCGCTGCCCCGGCTGTGCCGGGAGGGCCTTCGGCGCCGGCTCCCGCTGGCGGCTCGGTGCTGGACCAGCTCCGTCAGCTTCAGGACCAGAGCGGCGCACAGCCGCCCCGGCCGAATCTCCCGCCGCAGTAG
- a CDS encoding CTP synthase, which translates to MTRYIFITGGVVSSLGKGIAAAALGALLQSRGYTVRLRKLDPYLNVDPGTMSPYQHGEVFVTDDGAETDLDLGHYERFTGRAARRDDNITTGRIYMDILTKERRGDYLGATIQVIPHVTNAIKDFVLRGNEDYDFVLVEVGGTVGDIESLPFLEAIRQVGQEQPRGTVIFIHLTLLPYIPSAGELKTKPTQHSVAELRSIGIQPDILLCRTDRPIPVEERRKLALFCNVRPTAVIEARDLGSIYDVPLAYHDEGLDDEVLAAFGMTGAVQAPDVSGWKRISEHIHAPEGEVTIAVVGKYTGMKDAYKSLIEALTHGGIANRVKVNLDWIESEVFEKEDPSPFLEHVHGILVPGGFGSRGAEGKIRAARFARERKVPYFGICFGMQMAVIEAARSLAGIEAANSSEFGPTTEPVVGLMTEWLKGNELETRAAGGNLGGTMRLGAYESALAKGSRIADIYGANVISERHRHRYEVNMAYRERLEAKGMRFAGVSPDGLLPETVEYVDHPWFIGVQYHPELKSRPFEPHPLFASFIDAAKTQSRLV; encoded by the coding sequence ATGACGCGGTACATCTTCATCACCGGCGGCGTGGTTTCCTCACTTGGCAAGGGCATCGCGGCAGCCGCATTGGGCGCACTCCTGCAGTCGCGCGGCTACACGGTCCGGCTGCGCAAGCTCGACCCCTATCTCAACGTCGACCCTGGCACGATGAGCCCCTACCAGCACGGGGAGGTCTTCGTCACCGATGACGGCGCCGAGACCGATCTCGATCTTGGCCACTACGAGCGCTTCACCGGACGGGCCGCCCGGCGCGACGACAACATCACCACCGGCCGCATCTACATGGATATCCTGACCAAGGAGCGCCGCGGCGACTATCTGGGCGCCACGATCCAGGTCATCCCCCATGTGACCAACGCCATCAAGGACTTCGTGCTGCGCGGCAACGAGGATTACGACTTCGTTCTGGTTGAAGTGGGCGGTACGGTAGGCGACATCGAGAGCCTGCCCTTCCTCGAGGCCATCCGTCAGGTCGGCCAGGAGCAGCCGCGCGGCACGGTGATCTTCATCCATCTTACGCTGCTGCCCTATATCCCGAGCGCGGGCGAGTTGAAGACGAAGCCGACGCAGCATTCGGTGGCCGAGCTGCGCTCCATCGGCATCCAGCCCGACATCCTGCTGTGCCGCACGGACAGGCCCATCCCTGTCGAGGAGCGGCGCAAGCTCGCCCTGTTCTGCAATGTGCGGCCCACGGCGGTTATCGAGGCGCGCGACCTTGGCTCGATCTACGATGTCCCGCTCGCCTACCACGACGAAGGCCTGGACGACGAGGTGCTCGCCGCCTTCGGCATGACAGGCGCCGTCCAGGCCCCGGACGTGTCAGGATGGAAACGCATCTCGGAGCACATCCATGCGCCCGAAGGCGAGGTCACCATCGCCGTGGTCGGCAAGTACACGGGCATGAAGGATGCCTATAAGTCGCTTATCGAGGCCCTGACCCATGGCGGCATCGCCAACCGGGTGAAGGTCAATCTCGACTGGATCGAGAGCGAGGTCTTCGAGAAGGAAGACCCGTCTCCCTTCCTCGAGCACGTTCATGGCATCCTGGTGCCGGGCGGGTTCGGCAGCCGCGGCGCAGAAGGCAAGATCCGCGCGGCCCGCTTCGCGCGGGAACGAAAGGTTCCCTATTTCGGCATCTGCTTCGGCATGCAGATGGCCGTCATCGAGGCCGCCCGCTCTCTTGCCGGCATCGAGGCCGCCAACTCCTCGGAGTTCGGACCAACCACCGAGCCGGTGGTCGGCCTCATGACCGAATGGCTCAAGGGCAATGAGCTGGAGACGCGGGCGGCAGGCGGCAATCTCGGCGGAACCATGCGCCTCGGGGCCTACGAATCCGCGCTGGCCAAGGGCTCGCGCATCGCTGACATCTATGGCGCCAATGTCATCTCCGAACGGCACCGGCACCGTTACGAGGTCAACATGGCCTATCGCGAGCGGCTTGAGGCGAAGGGCATGCGCTTCGCTGGCGTCTCGCCGGACGGACTGCTGCCCGAGACTGTGGAATATGTCGACCATCCCTGGTTCATCGGCGTACAGTATCATCCCGAGCTGAAGTCTCGCCCTTTCGAGCCGCACCCGCTCTTCGCCAGCTTCATCGACGCCGCCAAAACCCAGAGCCGGCTGGTGTGA
- a CDS encoding VOC family protein yields MAAGLDHFVLAVHDLEAAAAFYQRLGFTVGARNRHPWGTHNRIVQCPGTFLELITVGEPEKLVEHAPGRFSFGACVRDFLAAGEGFAMLVLESRDAAADNDRFGADGIGGYEPFFFERQAVGPDGMTVRVAFSLAFARNEAMARQAFFVCQQHEPQSFWNPAFQQHPNGAVSFPAVTMVTADPAGQMAFLGRFAGAGDLEDDARSLILERGRINVLAPEAAQAHHGSDRAGLAAFTVTISDLRSLALRLDEAGIGYQLDALRLLVPSDAAYGVTIEFQAA; encoded by the coding sequence ATGGCGGCCGGCCTCGACCACTTCGTGCTGGCCGTGCACGATCTCGAGGCTGCGGCAGCCTTCTACCAGCGCCTGGGCTTCACGGTCGGCGCACGAAACCGCCACCCCTGGGGCACTCATAACCGCATCGTGCAGTGCCCGGGCACGTTTCTCGAACTCATCACCGTCGGCGAACCGGAAAAGCTCGTCGAACATGCGCCGGGTCGTTTTTCCTTCGGCGCTTGCGTGCGTGATTTCCTCGCTGCCGGGGAGGGCTTCGCCATGCTGGTGCTGGAAAGCCGTGACGCAGCCGCCGACAATGACCGCTTCGGAGCTGACGGCATCGGCGGCTATGAACCTTTCTTTTTCGAGCGTCAGGCCGTCGGGCCAGACGGCATGACCGTGCGCGTCGCCTTCAGCCTCGCTTTCGCCCGCAACGAGGCGATGGCTCGGCAGGCCTTTTTCGTCTGCCAGCAGCATGAGCCGCAGAGTTTCTGGAATCCGGCGTTTCAGCAGCATCCGAATGGCGCCGTCAGCTTCCCGGCGGTGACGATGGTCACAGCCGATCCCGCTGGCCAGATGGCATTTCTCGGGCGCTTCGCCGGCGCCGGGGATCTGGAGGACGACGCCAGAAGCCTTATCCTTGAGCGCGGACGCATCAATGTACTGGCGCCGGAGGCTGCGCAGGCGCATCATGGCTCCGATCGGGCCGGGCTCGCTGCCTTCACTGTCACGATCTCGGATCTGCGGTCGCTGGCCTTGCGGCTGGACGAAGCGGGCATCGGCTACCAGCTGGACGCCTTACGCCTTCTTGTCCCGTCCGATGCGGCCTATGGCGTGACCATCGAGTTTCAGGCCGCCTGA
- a CDS encoding DUF350 domain-containing protein has protein sequence MFYTSIQALPDFLLFFSAATALTVFYLFLYTLSTTHNEFELIRQNNVAAAASLGLSLTGFALPLSSAIVNAKTVIDLLVYGLVAMAIQILVYWLVRLLLPNLSRRIGNGEVASALFLGAASLAAGVLTAASMVF, from the coding sequence ATGTTCTACACATCGATCCAGGCCTTGCCCGATTTTCTGCTCTTCTTCAGCGCGGCCACCGCACTCACGGTGTTCTATCTGTTTCTCTACACGCTTTCGACCACGCACAACGAGTTCGAGCTTATCCGCCAGAACAACGTGGCGGCGGCCGCCTCTCTCGGGCTGAGCCTGACGGGGTTCGCGCTGCCGCTGTCGAGCGCCATCGTCAACGCCAAGACCGTGATCGACCTTCTGGTCTACGGCCTCGTGGCCATGGCGATCCAGATCCTGGTCTACTGGCTGGTGCGGCTGCTGCTGCCGAATCTCTCCCGGCGCATCGGCAATGGGGAGGTCGCCTCAGCGCTTTTCCTCGGCGCGGCCTCTCTGGCAGCAGGGGTGCTCACCGCCGCCTCGATGGTGTTCTGA
- a CDS encoding AMP-binding protein gives MSAQRKPTLDLEGIGLDSLVAMAVRRRPGDIFLREPLRRSQWAGSDGQNLSFAEIDQRATRLAGLLSLSRLPERSQALILAPMGSDMLLAMIGALRAGLRPMLLPLSARTDQLRHWLDVAGPSVALASTRCGDIEPARMMRDAAARSFNPRLVCAFGPDAPDGVVPLDHVLGGAGETPPPPTVTSPPGIMTIGIETAEGARLVLTESDLLAAAMEIAKETRLSQEGRVLSLMTSPGLCALAAGPYLALLTGAEYMPLGLFSLSALWAGLSDGRPTCLIAPGGVEAALRSAGIVGHKSISAIVMIHRAPQGDAPERDAGAGRILDLYPQA, from the coding sequence ATGTCCGCCCAGCGCAAACCTACGCTCGATCTCGAAGGCATCGGCCTCGATTCCCTCGTCGCCATGGCTGTGCGGAGGCGGCCGGGCGACATCTTCCTGCGCGAGCCGCTGCGGCGGTCGCAATGGGCCGGAAGCGATGGGCAGAATCTGAGCTTCGCCGAGATCGACCAGCGCGCTACGCGCCTTGCAGGCCTGCTCAGCCTTTCGCGATTGCCGGAGCGATCCCAGGCCCTGATCCTCGCACCCATGGGTTCGGACATGCTGCTGGCCATGATCGGCGCGCTGCGGGCCGGGCTTCGCCCGATGCTGCTGCCGCTGAGCGCCAGAACCGACCAGTTGCGCCATTGGCTCGACGTGGCAGGACCTTCGGTGGCGCTGGCGAGCACACGCTGCGGGGACATTGAACCGGCGCGCATGATGCGCGACGCGGCTGCGCGCTCATTCAATCCGCGCCTTGTCTGCGCCTTCGGGCCGGATGCGCCCGATGGCGTGGTGCCACTGGACCATGTGCTGGGCGGTGCCGGCGAGACCCCGCCGCCTCCGACCGTGACATCGCCGCCCGGCATCATGACCATCGGCATCGAAACCGCTGAGGGCGCGCGACTGGTCCTGACCGAAAGCGATCTGCTGGCGGCCGCCATGGAGATCGCCAAAGAGACCCGGCTGTCGCAGGAGGGCCGGGTCCTCTCGCTGATGACCAGCCCTGGGCTCTGCGCCCTCGCCGCTGGGCCCTATCTCGCACTGCTCACGGGCGCCGAGTACATGCCGCTTGGCCTGTTCTCTCTCAGCGCGCTCTGGGCCGGGCTCTCGGATGGCCGGCCGACCTGCCTCATCGCGCCGGGGGGCGTGGAGGCGGCATTGCGGTCCGCCGGCATCGTGGGGCATAAATCCATCAGCGCCATCGTGATGATCCACCGCGCGCCCCAAGGCGATGCGCCCGAACGCGACGCGGGGGCGGGACGGATCCTCGACCTTTACCCGCAAGCCTGA
- a CDS encoding ABC transporter substrate-binding protein — MRIRANPLLIGLVARLGGVAGWIGRALAALCVAALIGAPAGATETPRRHGVAMHGEPGLPAGFSHLPFVNPAAPRGGRLILGQQGTFDSLNAFVVRGVAPDAMQRFVLQSLLYRSPDEPFTGYGLLAREIELPDDRAWVTFHLDPRARFSDGAPVTAADVAFSFEMLRTQGKPFHRSSLGRVAKVETPDERTVRFVFGPGADRETPLIIGSIPIFARHATNPATFPETTFTPLVGSGPYLMTDIRPGESITLTRRQDHWAQEHPLMRGMHNIEVIRYDYFRDSNSLFESFKAGLSDLRVESDPTRWTTGYDVPAVREGRILRRSLTLEAPKGLSAFVFNTRRPLFQEPRVREALALMFDFDWANRNLFFGVYQRSDSLFAASELSAAGRPADAREMALMTRLGAALPQPMLDGSWAPPTSDGSGRDRELARRAVGLLEAAGFTLTDGVMRRRRSGEALAFEITVSSRPQERLALNYAKSLQRIGVEARIRLIDDVQYWRRLAAFDFDMVQWVWPVSASPGTEQANRWGTAAADRQGSLNYSGASSTAIDGAIQAMLAAREREDYVAAARVLDRLVMGGHYVVPLFYLPDIWIAHQRGVGLPSRPARFAFPVEALWREPEPANGARISN, encoded by the coding sequence ATGCGGATTCGCGCCAACCCTTTGCTTATTGGCCTCGTTGCTCGCCTTGGCGGCGTTGCGGGGTGGATCGGCCGCGCCCTGGCGGCGTTGTGCGTTGCCGCGCTGATCGGCGCGCCCGCAGGCGCCACCGAGACGCCCCGGCGGCATGGGGTCGCGATGCATGGCGAGCCGGGCCTGCCGGCGGGCTTCAGCCACCTGCCCTTTGTCAACCCCGCCGCGCCGCGCGGCGGCCGGCTGATCCTTGGCCAGCAAGGCACATTCGACAGCCTCAATGCCTTCGTCGTGCGCGGGGTGGCGCCCGATGCGATGCAGCGTTTCGTGCTGCAGAGCCTGCTCTACCGCTCCCCAGACGAGCCCTTCACCGGATATGGCCTGCTCGCGCGCGAGATCGAGCTGCCGGATGATCGGGCCTGGGTGACGTTCCACCTCGATCCGCGCGCGCGGTTCTCGGATGGCGCGCCTGTCACGGCTGCGGATGTCGCGTTCTCCTTCGAGATGCTGCGCACGCAGGGCAAGCCATTCCACCGATCGAGCCTTGGCCGTGTGGCGAAGGTCGAGACGCCGGACGAGCGCACGGTGCGCTTCGTGTTCGGCCCCGGCGCTGATCGGGAAACGCCGTTGATCATCGGGTCCATCCCGATCTTCGCCAGGCATGCCACCAACCCGGCCACCTTCCCCGAGACCACATTCACTCCGCTTGTCGGCTCGGGGCCCTACCTGATGACCGACATCCGGCCGGGCGAAAGCATCACCCTCACCCGCCGCCAGGATCACTGGGCTCAGGAACACCCCTTGATGCGCGGCATGCACAACATCGAAGTCATCCGCTACGATTACTTCCGTGATTCCAACTCCTTGTTCGAGTCCTTCAAGGCGGGGCTTTCGGATCTGAGGGTCGAGTCCGATCCCACGCGCTGGACGACGGGCTATGATGTTCCGGCCGTGCGGGAGGGCAGGATCCTGCGCCGTTCCCTCACGCTGGAGGCGCCGAAGGGGCTTTCGGCCTTCGTGTTCAATACGCGCCGGCCGCTCTTCCAGGAGCCGCGGGTGCGCGAGGCGCTTGCCCTGATGTTCGATTTCGACTGGGCCAACCGGAACCTGTTCTTCGGCGTCTACCAGCGCTCCGACAGCCTCTTCGCCGCTTCGGAGCTGTCGGCGGCAGGCCGGCCGGCCGATGCCCGCGAAATGGCGCTGATGACACGGCTTGGCGCCGCCCTCCCCCAGCCGATGCTGGACGGAAGCTGGGCGCCGCCGACATCGGACGGCTCGGGCCGCGACCGTGAACTCGCGCGGCGCGCCGTGGGACTGCTCGAGGCCGCCGGCTTCACGCTCACGGACGGGGTCATGCGCCGGCGTCGTTCGGGCGAGGCGCTGGCCTTCGAGATCACCGTCTCGTCACGCCCGCAGGAGAGGCTTGCGCTCAACTACGCCAAGTCCCTGCAACGGATCGGGGTCGAGGCCCGGATCAGGCTGATCGACGACGTGCAGTACTGGCGCCGTCTCGCCGCTTTCGATTTCGACATGGTGCAATGGGTCTGGCCCGTATCGGCCAGCCCCGGCACAGAGCAGGCCAATCGCTGGGGCACGGCGGCGGCCGACCGCCAGGGCTCGCTCAACTATTCAGGCGCAAGCTCCACCGCGATCGACGGCGCGATCCAGGCGATGCTCGCCGCGCGTGAGCGCGAGGATTACGTCGCCGCAGCGCGCGTCCTCGACCGCCTTGTGATGGGCGGCCATTATGTCGTGCCGCTCTTCTATCTGCCTGACATCTGGATCGCGCATCAGCGCGGGGTCGGGCTGCCATCGCGGCCGGCGCGCTTCGCTTTTCCGGTCGAAGCGCTGTGGCGGGAGCCTGAGCCCGCCAATGGCGCGCGCATATCCAACTGA
- a CDS encoding invasion associated locus B family protein gives MLVATVAAASVMATSFPAFAQQPASPQPRPAAPAPRAPAPAAPAAPAAPAQAQQQPAGPTIVQVRPEPSQTEWTKVCGKDPGNQREICYTTRDFVSDQGQPVMAVAVYDVKGDNNRIVRFLLPIGLLLQPGMRFGVDQAQPIAGRFQICFPNGCFAEATVNEAQLNAFKRGTTVSVSVQNQAAREVTFQVPLAGFTKAFDGAPIDPAELQKQQEQLQQEIQKREDELRRRLTGEGGPAAPPRP, from the coding sequence ATGCTGGTGGCGACCGTTGCCGCCGCCTCCGTGATGGCCACGAGCTTCCCGGCCTTCGCGCAGCAGCCCGCTTCCCCGCAGCCGCGCCCGGCTGCGCCGGCGCCGCGCGCTCCGGCGCCGGCGGCCCCTGCGGCCCCTGCCGCGCCGGCCCAGGCGCAACAGCAGCCCGCCGGTCCGACCATCGTGCAGGTCCGGCCCGAGCCGAGCCAGACCGAATGGACCAAGGTCTGCGGCAAAGACCCCGGCAACCAGCGCGAAATCTGCTACACCACGCGCGACTTCGTGTCCGATCAGGGCCAGCCTGTCATGGCGGTGGCGGTCTACGACGTGAAGGGCGACAATAATCGCATCGTGCGCTTCCTGCTGCCTATCGGCCTTCTTCTCCAGCCCGGCATGCGCTTTGGCGTCGATCAGGCGCAGCCGATCGCCGGTCGCTTCCAGATATGCTTCCCCAATGGCTGCTTCGCCGAAGCCACGGTCAATGAGGCCCAGCTCAACGCCTTCAAGCGCGGCACCACCGTCAGCGTCAGCGTTCAGAACCAGGCGGCCCGCGAAGTCACCTTCCAGGTCCCGCTCGCAGGTTTCACAAAGGCATTCGACGGCGCGCCGATCGATCCGGCCGAGCTGCAGAAGCAGCAGGAGCAGCTTCAGCAGGAAATCCAGAAGCGCGAGGACGAGCTGCGCCGCCGCCTCACCGGCGAGGGTGGCCCGGCCGCTCCGCCGCGGCCCTGA
- the hspQ gene encoding heat shock protein HspQ, translated as MDVKARDAKFRIGQVVKHRIYPFRGVIFDVDPEFANTEEWLNSIPEHVRPTRDQPFYHLLAENAETEYIAYVSEQNLVLDESGEPVRHPQVEDYFLGSVDGEYKVATGRLN; from the coding sequence ATGGATGTGAAGGCGCGGGACGCTAAATTCAGGATCGGACAAGTGGTGAAGCACCGGATCTATCCGTTCCGGGGCGTGATCTTCGATGTCGATCCGGAGTTCGCCAACACGGAGGAATGGTTGAATTCCATTCCCGAGCATGTGCGCCCCACCCGTGACCAACCCTTCTACCATCTGCTCGCCGAAAACGCAGAAACAGAATATATCGCATATGTTTCCGAGCAGAACCTCGTTCTAGATGAAAGCGGAGAGCCGGTCCGGCATCCCCAGGTCGAGGACTATTTCCTCGGCTCGGTCGATGGCGAGTACAAGGTCGCCACAGGCCGGTTGAATTGA
- a CDS encoding AEC family transporter, which translates to MLSLLDLVLPFFGVIALGYACGKRINLPVAGLAWMQFFLIYVSLPTLFYRLIADKPLNELTNWPFVIGTTLSTYVVFALSFAIGLYFTRGNLPQSVMQGVAGAYSNIGYMGPPLILAALGPAASAPVVLIFVFDNLLLFSLIPFLMALAGVEKKSVLQTAREVAWKVATHPFNVATVLGVIAAYSQLKLPSALDKMTIWLSGAAAPCALFLLGVTVAIRPMTKMPAEVPPLMFVKLIVHPLLILLLLSIIGDFPPNWVFAGMIMAALPPALNIFVISSQYGVGIERASASILVGTISSMVTLTLFLWLIREGYMPHDLFPAR; encoded by the coding sequence ATCCTGTCCCTGCTTGATCTGGTGCTGCCATTCTTTGGCGTGATCGCGCTTGGCTACGCTTGCGGCAAGCGCATCAACCTGCCGGTCGCGGGTCTCGCCTGGATGCAGTTCTTCCTGATCTATGTGTCCCTGCCCACGCTGTTTTACCGGCTGATCGCCGACAAGCCGCTCAACGAGCTGACCAACTGGCCCTTCGTCATCGGCACGACGCTGTCGACCTATGTGGTCTTTGCGCTCTCCTTCGCGATCGGCCTTTACTTCACCAGGGGCAATCTGCCCCAGTCCGTGATGCAGGGTGTGGCGGGCGCCTATTCCAACATCGGCTACATGGGCCCGCCGCTGATTCTCGCAGCGCTGGGGCCGGCGGCGAGCGCACCGGTCGTTCTGATCTTCGTGTTCGACAATCTGCTGCTGTTCTCGCTGATACCCTTCCTGATGGCGCTGGCAGGGGTCGAGAAAAAGAGCGTTCTCCAGACAGCGCGCGAAGTGGCCTGGAAGGTCGCGACCCATCCGTTCAATGTCGCCACGGTGCTCGGCGTCATAGCCGCCTATTCGCAGCTCAAGCTGCCCAGCGCCCTCGACAAGATGACGATCTGGCTTTCCGGAGCTGCGGCTCCTTGCGCGCTGTTCTTGCTCGGCGTGACAGTGGCCATCCGCCCCATGACGAAGATGCCCGCCGAAGTGCCGCCGCTGATGTTCGTGAAACTGATCGTCCATCCGCTGCTGATTCTGCTCCTGCTCTCGATCATCGGGGATTTCCCGCCAAACTGGGTTTTCGCGGGCATGATCATGGCGGCGCTCCCGCCAGCCCTGAACATCTTCGTTATCTCGTCGCAATACGGGGTTGGCATCGAACGGGCCTCCGCCAGCATCCTGGTCGGCACCATTTCATCGATGGTGACGCTGACGCTGTTCCTCTGGCTGATCCGGGAGGGCTACATGCCGCACGACCTTTTCCCGGCTCGCTGA